Proteins co-encoded in one Arachis hypogaea cultivar Tifrunner chromosome 13, arahy.Tifrunner.gnm2.J5K5, whole genome shotgun sequence genomic window:
- the LOC112737101 gene encoding peter Pan-like protein, with translation MRKKKHGGFRRPFVAKTNTNTKQQPHLASVDPITGKKIPKSFVFSRGKIPGPLKQLQMDLRKLMLPYTALSLKEKRRNNLKDFLNVAGPMGVTHFLILSKTATAAYLRVATTPQGPTLTFKINEYSLAADVAKSQLHPRCPKDLFTNSALIVLSGFVSGDLPLKLTTNMFQNIFPTIDVKTVKLSSCQRIVLLNYNKDTKQIDFRHYSIRLQPIGVSRRIRKFVQNHQVPDLRNLQDVSDFVTKAGYGSESEADEEAATVTLSSDIGRVNRASMKSAVKLQEIGPRMTLQLVKVEKGLCSGEVLFSEYGKPGDKGKHDDEDNEMQDNEDEDDSEGSEDQDGNGSEVDEDEAHEELD, from the exons ATG AGGAAGAAGAAACACGGCGGGTTTCGAAGGCCTTTTGTGGCGAAGACCAACACTAACACGAAGCAGCAGCCCCATCTGGCTAGTGTGGACCCCATCACTGGCAAGAAGATCCCTAAAAGCTTCGTCTTTTCGAGAGGGAAGATTCCTGGTCCTCTCAAACAGCTTCAGATGGACCTCAGGAAGTTGATGCTTCCGTACACTGCTCTCAGCCTTAAG GAAAAGAGACGGAACAATCTAAAGGATTTTCTGAATGTTGCTGGACCTATGGGTGTCACGCATTTCCTCATATTGTCAAAAACTGCAACTGCGGCTTACCTGAGAGTTGCAACAACCCCGCAGGGACCCACTCTTACGTTTAAGATAAATGAATACTCATTGGCAGCTGATGTTGCTAAATCTCAGTTGCATCCCCGATGCCCAAAAGATCTTTTTACGAATTCTGCTTTG ATTGTACTTTCTGGATTTGTGAGTGGAGATCTACCTCTAAAGCTTACAACTAACATGTTTCAGAATATATTTCCAACAATTGATGTTAAAACA GTTAAGCTCTCTTCTTGCCAAAGGATCGTGTTGCTTAATTACAACAAAGACACTAAGCAAATTGATTTTCGGCATTATTCAATAAGATTACAACCAATAGGTGTTTCGCGCAGAATAAGAAAATTTGTGCAGAATCATCAGGTGCCAGATCTACGGAATCTTCAAGATGTGAGTGATTTCGTGACAAA AGCTGGCTATGGATCAGAAAGTGAGGCAGATGAAGAAGCTGCAACTGTAACTTTGTCTAGCGATATTGGTAGGGTTAACCGTGCTTCGATGAAAAGTGCTGTCAAGCTTCAAGAAATTGGTCCCAGGATGACTCTTCAACTAGTTAAAGTTGAAAAGGGACTTTGTTCAGGAGAAGTCCTTTTCAGTGAATATG GGAAACCTGGTGACAAAGGAAAACATGATGATGAAGATAATGAGATGCAGGacaatgaagatgaagatgattcAGAAGGTAGTGAAGATCAAGATGGCAATGGTTCTGAAGTTGATGAAGATGAAGCCCATGAAGAACTTGATTAA